The window TAAAATAATCACGGAAAAAGACAGAAATCTTTTAAAATTGGAGGATCAAAACTTTTTTTAAAAAATATCACAATGAATTTTAACTTTGTATTTTTTTAAGTCTTGAATTGTATAATTAAAATTGAACAGTTGCTCTTTACCAAATATTATTTTTGAGGTGATATAAACATGGAAAATAGAAAATTGATAAGCGTTGTAGTTCCATTTTATAATATCGGAAATTATGTTATAAAAACTATCGATAGCTTAGAATCGCAGACCTATAGAAATTTTGAGGTGATATTTGTAGATGATGCTTCCTATGACAATAGTTTAAATATTGTTGAGGAATATCTAAATAAAGTGTCCTTTAAATATAAAATTATACATCTATCAAAAAATAAAGGTGTGAGCAATGCTAGAAATATTGGATTAGATAATTCAAAAGGAGAATATATCTACTTTTTAGATTCTGACGACTATATTTCTGAAAATACATTTGAAAAGATTATAGAAATATTTTCCTGTGAAAATCCTGATATTATATTTTTCAAATTTAAACGTGTAGATGAAAATGGAACTCTTATTGAACACTATAACGATAAATTTAAAGATGTGAACAGGATTGAAAATAGCAAAGATATTTTAATAAAATATCTAAATTTAGAAATCTTTATATATACTTGTAGTGTGATCTATAAAAAAGAGGTAATCAATAATTTCTATTTTAATGAAATTGAATATATAGAAGATCAAGATTTTATCATTAGAACTTTACTAAATGCCAATAGAATAGGATATATTGATTCGGAACTTGTTAAATACACCTGCAGAGAAGGTTCCATAATGAATAGCGGATTTAATTTAAAGTTATTAAGTAAAGCAAAGCTCTTTGACACTTTATACAATCAATATAAAACAAGTGATAATGAGTTAAGCAGACTATTTGCCAAAAGAAGGGCAAGAGAAATATTATTTATAACTAGAACTTATATAAAAAATAGATTAGATTTAAAAATTAGAGAGATAAATACTTTTATTAAAAAAAATATTTTATCAAATGAAATAGTTTTCTATCTTGATAAGAAATATCTTAAAGAATTAAGTAAAAAAGATCTTATTCAAATTTTATTACTTAAGCATTTTCCTACTTTATTCATAAAAATAGTGGCATTTTATTATAACTTTATAATATCAAAACAATTGAACTACTTGAAAGAAAAAATACGATTTCATGAAACCCATATAATCGAAAACAAAAGAAATATTTAAGTTAAATATTAAGTAACTGCAAAGTATTGTTAAACATTTCTAATATTGGTCCATATTAATAAATCAAAATTACTGAACGTAAACTTATCTTGGAAAGGATAAGGAGCACATGACTGTGCTGAATATAAATTTTCTATAGTTCGTTAACTTCCTCATAAAGTAGTTATATAGAAGTAACTTAGAGGGTATACATAATTTTTAACTTCAAATAAAATAATCTCTTAAAAATCAAGTAAATAAAGGGAAAGTATCTAGATAAAAAATTATTTATACAATACTTTGATATTGTTTAACAGGATTATTTCCTATACTAAAACGGAGGGATATATATGAGCAAGGATATAGTGATTTTAGGAGCTGGCATTTCCGGCATATCTGCATCTTATCATTTAAAAGAAAAAAATATTTCTTCTGTGATTTTTGAAAAAAATTCTTCTTGGGGTGGTTTACTAGATAATTTTAAAATTAACGGGTTCAGATTCGACAGGTTTGTACATTTGTCCTTTGCAACAGATGAACATGTAAAAGAAATATTTACGAAATCTTCTGATTATCATACTCACGTACCTGACCCATTTAATTACTATAGTGGATATTGGATAAAACACCCTGCTCAAAATAATCTCTATCCACTTCCGGAAGAGAAAAAGAAAAGAATAATAGATGACTTCAAACGCAGAGAAAAAAAAGAGATCTCAGAAATAAAAAATTATGAGGAGTGGCTTAGAGTTCAATTTGGAGATTATTTTTCAGAAAATTTTCCTATGCCATATACCAGAAAATACTGGACACTGGAAGCTAGGGACATGGAAACAAAATGGATTGGGAAAAGAATGTACAGGCCTACTTTGGAAGAGGTGAAAAAAGGCTGTGAAACAGCAGAAACTCCAGTTACTTATTATGCAAAAGAGATGAGATACCCTAAAAAGGGAGGATATAAATCTTTTCTCACAAGTATGGTGGGCGGACTTAATATTCGCCTTAATAAAAAAGTAATAAAAATTAATTTGGAAAAACATAAAATTTATTTTTCAGACGGTACTCAGTGTAAATATAAAAAACTTATCTCTAGTCTGCCGCTGCCTGAGATTTGTAAGCTCATAGAAAATACTCCTGAAGAAGTTTCTTCAGCTTCCGAAAAACTTTTATGTACTTCAGGTTATCTTGTTTCCCTTGGATTCAACAGGCCCGATATAGCAAAAAATTTATGGTTTTATATATACGACGAAGATATATTAAGTGCTAGGGTATACTCACCTAGTTTAAAATCTTCCGATAATGCTCCTGAAGGATGCAGCTCCCTTCAGGCTGAAATTTATTTTTCAAAATACAAGAGAATATCCCTTTCGGAAGAAGAAATCTTACAGCATACCATAGATAAGCTAATTAAAATGAAAGTGTTTGAGGAAAAAGACCTGGTGGTAAAATCCATAAAAAAAGAAGATTATGCAAATGTAGTTTTTGATCATAGGATTTATGAAAACAGAAAAATAGTTTTAGATTTTTTAAAAAAAATGGGGATTATATCGGTGGGCAGATTTGGAGAATGGAAATATTTATGGAGTGATCAGAGCCTTATAAGCGGACAGATGGGAGCAGATAAGCTTATAAAAGAAATGTCTAAATAATTTGATATTATAATAATATATTAAATATTTAGAAAAGAAACTTATTTATTATTTACTGATGTTTCGCGGTCTTAAAGGTTAATAAAAACAAGGAACATAAAAATAAATATTCATATTTCAACCAAATTTATGATGGAAATTAGCTTAGAACTTATATTTCAGAGAAATTCTCTCTTAGTTTAGAGTTAGTTAATTTGAAGAACGTAGTATTCTCAGTAATTCTAGTTGCGCGAAACATCAGTTACTTAGTATAAATCTAATAATTGAGGAGTTTTTTTTTAGGAGGAATTACAATGACTAATCTATTGGATTATGAAAACAATTTCTTAAAAATTGAATCTATAGAATCTAAATTAATTTACGGTGATTTAAACTTCAATAAAAATCCCGCGTTAACGATAGCGATCCCGACATATAAAAGACCATTATTATTGAAAGAGGCATTGGACAGTGCTTTAAACCAGATAGACTATATAGATTACGAAGTTATTGTTGTAGACAATGATTCAGATTCTGATACTGAAACAGAAAAATTAATAAAAAGTTATAATAATCCTAAACTTCTTTATTATAAAAATGAAGTAAATCTTGGTTTAGTTGGAAATTGGAATCGTTGTATTGAATTAGCTAGAGGAAAATGGTATTCAATGCTCCATGATGACGATTTACTTGCAGAAACATTTCTAAAAGAAGCCGTTAAAGTTTTGGACAAAAATCCAAATATTTCATTTTTAAAAGTAAATAATTTGATCCTTGATGAAAGAGATTTGACAAAAAAAGATAGATTGAAACTTAAATTCATAGAAAAAATCAAAAATTTAAGGAAAAAATTAAGAAGACTGAAAGAAGTAGATTACATTATAAACAATCCTATGAATGGACCTGTTGGAATAATTATGAAGAAAGAAAATGCAATGTCTCTTGGAGGATTTAGCGAAAGAGCATACCCAGCTCTTGATTATGTATTTTTCACAAGATATTTTTTAAAGTATGACACATATTTCTATAATAAAACCCTCTGTTATTATAGAATATCAAAAAATGAAAGTTTTAAACAAGGAGTTATGATTTCTTGTGCAAAAATAAATTATTATGTGATTCAAGAATTAATAAATCCACATTTTTTCAAGAAAATTATTTTTAAAAAATATCCTTTATACTATGTGCTAATAACTGCGAAAAAAGTGAAAAATTATTTAAAATTAAACATTACAGAGGAAGAATTAAGTTTTTTAAAAGAAAACAACCATTTAAACTTTTTTTGGTTCCCTTTCTACTGGTTTATTAGAGTAGTTTGGTTTTTTAAAACTTGCATATTTTAATTAAATATTTTGATTTGATTTATAGATTCAATTTACGGGGGGAGGGGGAAATACATGATTATGGAAACTGACCAAAATAATTATAATAACACTTATTCCAATCCAAATATAGAAAATAAAGAGAAAAGCCTTATGGAGCTATTTTTTATTTTAGTAAGAAAAAAAAATCTAATAATTTTAATAACACTACTTTCAATTACACTAGGAATAGCTTATGTACAATTTTTAAATCAAGATGTATATAAAGCCGAAGTTACTCTTATGGTTTCTAGCAGAGGGGTATATGCATCAGATAGACCAGATGATTCAGAGATAGCTACGAATCAACAATTAGCATCTTCGTATACCGAACTAGCTAAAAGTAAAAATTTAGCAAAAAATGTGATAAGGGAACTAGATTTGGATATTGAACCTGAAGACATGAGAAAATTTATAAAGGTAACCCCTATAAAGGAAACTGAATTCATAAAAATAAGTTATACAGATAAAGATCCTCAGAAAGCAACCCTCATCGTAAATGAAATATCTGATGAATTCATAACGAAAATAAGAGAAATAATGTATTTTGACAACCTGAGGATAATAGAAGCTGCTGAAGTACCTGAAAAACCTGCAGGATTTGGAAGGGTATTGATAATAGAAATTTTTGCAGTATTTGGAATTATCTTTGGAATTTTTACAGCTTTTATAAATGAATTCTTTTTTAGCAATATAATAAATCCAGAAGTCCTTCGGAAAATTATGATGTGTGATGTTCTCACTAACATTCCAGATTTTAAACATCTAAAATTGAAACGTGGGAAAGACAAAAGCAACTTATTTTTCAAAGAAGGTCAACAAAATCAAGTGACTGAGGCTTTTAGGGTGCTCCGAACAAACATCCATTTTATAGAGTCTAAAAAAAATAATATCTTATTGACCACCAGTTCTGTTCCCAACGAAGGAAAAAGTTTTGTTGCTGCAAATTACGCCATGAGTGAAGCAGCCATAGGTAAAAAAGTTCTTCTTATGGACCTTGATATAAGAAAACCCAGAGCTCATGTAAACTTTGGACTGAATTATCGTTCTGGAATGGAGGAAGTTTTATTGGGTAAAAAGAGTGCAAGTGAAGTTATAGTAAAGATAGAGAAGAACCTTGATCTAATTCCTTCAAAGCACTTAAATAATAACGTGACAGAACTGATTTTTGGAAATGTGATTGAAAAAACATTAAAAGAATTGGGTTCTCAATACGACTTAATAATTATAGACACCCCACCTTTAACAGTAGCAACAGATGCAGCCATACTCTCCAAGTACTCCGATGGAGTGATCTTTGTAAATGGATATGATATGACAACCCATAAAGATCTGTTGCATGCAAAAAAAATACTGAGTAATGCCGGAGCAAATATATATGGGATGGTAGTAAATAAAGTAAAAAAAGATGGCTATCAACACGGTAATTACGGTTACTACAACCACAATTATAAACATTATGAAAATTATATAAAAACTAAATAATAATTTTTACCAATGAAATATTAAATTATATACCTGAATTCATCTAGAGTTTATTTCTGATTTTTATGTGTAATTTAAGATACCAAATATATAAGGAATTTTTAAATTATAAAAAAACTCACATAGAGTAAATTCAACTCCATAAAACAATTACTGTTAAGATTATTTATACCTCTATTGAATTTAACTAGATTAATTAGGATTAAAAAAAGGAGTGTTTAAAAATGAAAATAATACAAGTGGTTGAGTGTTTTGGAGGGGGAGTGTATTCATTTTTAACAGATCTCTGTAATAATTTAGTCATAGGAAATGAGATTATAATAATATACTCTCAAAGGGAAGAAACCCCAAAAAATTTCAAAAATGATTTTGATCCAAGTATTCGGTTTATTAAACTTGACTTGAGTTTAATAAACTGGATAAATGCATCTTTAAAACTTGCAAAGATAATAAAAAAGGAAAAGCCTGCAGTAATTCATTTACACTCGTCAAAAGCTGGTTTTATTGGAAGAATAGCAAAATTCATTTCAAATTACAGAGGAAAACTATTCTATAATCCTCATGGGCTCTCCTTTTTAAGATTGGATTTATCAAAAAAAATCAGAAAAATACTTTTTTTAGCAGAATACTTTCTTGCAAAATTTGGAGGAATTATTATTGCTGTATCCAATTCTGAACTGAATGAAATAAAAAAAATTAGTACTAATTCAATTTTAATAAATAATGGTGTAAATATAGATAAATTAGAAAAAGAATTAAAAAGTATAAATACCGAGAAAACAGATACAAAACAGATTATAGTTGGAACAGTGGGCAGGATAGTATTTCAAAAAAATCCAAAATTGTTTAATGAAATTGCAAAAGAATTTCCAGACTTTAAATTTATTTGGGTCGGTGATGGAGATTTAAAATCTGAGCTGATTGAAGACAATATTAAAATTACGGGATGGTTAAGCAGGAAAAATACACTAATAGAAATGTCAAAATTTGATATATATATACAGACTTCTCTTTGGGAAGGACTTCCGATTTCTATTTTAGAAGCACTATATTTAAAAAAACCAATTATTGTTAATAATGCTATAGGAAATATAGATACCGTCCAAAAAAATGGATTTATTTGTAGCAGCAAGACAGATTTTTTAAAAGCACTTTATTTTTTAAAAAATAAAAATGTAAGAGAGAATCTAGGCAAAAAAAGTTTTGAATATTTAAATCTAAATTTCAATGCAAAGGATACTTTAAAAAAATATAAAAAATTATATAATTTAATATAGCTCTCAGAATATCATTGAGATAAAAATCTAGGTGATATCTAAAATAAAAAAGGGAGAAACATTATGAAGTATATATATATATACACTAGATACGGCCTGGCCTTAGGTGGTGTAGGCATTGCTCTTATGGAGATTTTAAAAAGACTTAATGAGTTAGATGGAATAAAATTGAAATTAATTGTAGAAAAAGAACTGTTTTTTGAATCGGATTTAACAGATAAAGTCCCTCATGATGTTGAAATAATGTACTTGAAAAACCAAAATGCTTATGAAAATCTTTTTTTAGTAAAAAAAATGAAGGAAATTTTAACTTCTACAAAATCTAGCAAAACTAAAATTCTTATAATTCGATCAATAGATAGAATAATTAACAGGATTAATGTAAAAAACACATTAAAAAATGAAAATATTGATATTCTAATTGATTTTGACATGTCACTATGCGGAAAAATAAAAATGATAAAGGCTCTAAAAAAAATAGTCTGGATTCATAACTATATTAATATTTATCCCTGGTATAGCTGGAAAAATAACGTTAAACATTATGATAATATTGTGGTAACTTGCGAGGAATCAAAAAAAAC is drawn from uncultured Ilyobacter sp. and contains these coding sequences:
- a CDS encoding glycosyltransferase family 2 protein, translating into MENRKLISVVVPFYNIGNYVIKTIDSLESQTYRNFEVIFVDDASYDNSLNIVEEYLNKVSFKYKIIHLSKNKGVSNARNIGLDNSKGEYIYFLDSDDYISENTFEKIIEIFSCENPDIIFFKFKRVDENGTLIEHYNDKFKDVNRIENSKDILIKYLNLEIFIYTCSVIYKKEVINNFYFNEIEYIEDQDFIIRTLLNANRIGYIDSELVKYTCREGSIMNSGFNLKLLSKAKLFDTLYNQYKTSDNELSRLFAKRRAREILFITRTYIKNRLDLKIREINTFIKKNILSNEIVFYLDKKYLKELSKKDLIQILLLKHFPTLFIKIVAFYYNFIISKQLNYLKEKIRFHETHIIENKRNI
- a CDS encoding FAD-dependent oxidoreductase, with amino-acid sequence MSKDIVILGAGISGISASYHLKEKNISSVIFEKNSSWGGLLDNFKINGFRFDRFVHLSFATDEHVKEIFTKSSDYHTHVPDPFNYYSGYWIKHPAQNNLYPLPEEKKKRIIDDFKRREKKEISEIKNYEEWLRVQFGDYFSENFPMPYTRKYWTLEARDMETKWIGKRMYRPTLEEVKKGCETAETPVTYYAKEMRYPKKGGYKSFLTSMVGGLNIRLNKKVIKINLEKHKIYFSDGTQCKYKKLISSLPLPEICKLIENTPEEVSSASEKLLCTSGYLVSLGFNRPDIAKNLWFYIYDEDILSARVYSPSLKSSDNAPEGCSSLQAEIYFSKYKRISLSEEEILQHTIDKLIKMKVFEEKDLVVKSIKKEDYANVVFDHRIYENRKIVLDFLKKMGIISVGRFGEWKYLWSDQSLISGQMGADKLIKEMSK
- a CDS encoding glycosyltransferase family 2 protein, with product MTNLLDYENNFLKIESIESKLIYGDLNFNKNPALTIAIPTYKRPLLLKEALDSALNQIDYIDYEVIVVDNDSDSDTETEKLIKSYNNPKLLYYKNEVNLGLVGNWNRCIELARGKWYSMLHDDDLLAETFLKEAVKVLDKNPNISFLKVNNLILDERDLTKKDRLKLKFIEKIKNLRKKLRRLKEVDYIINNPMNGPVGIIMKKENAMSLGGFSERAYPALDYVFFTRYFLKYDTYFYNKTLCYYRISKNESFKQGVMISCAKINYYVIQELINPHFFKKIIFKKYPLYYVLITAKKVKNYLKLNITEEELSFLKENNHLNFFWFPFYWFIRVVWFFKTCIF
- a CDS encoding polysaccharide biosynthesis tyrosine autokinase, coding for MIMETDQNNYNNTYSNPNIENKEKSLMELFFILVRKKNLIILITLLSITLGIAYVQFLNQDVYKAEVTLMVSSRGVYASDRPDDSEIATNQQLASSYTELAKSKNLAKNVIRELDLDIEPEDMRKFIKVTPIKETEFIKISYTDKDPQKATLIVNEISDEFITKIREIMYFDNLRIIEAAEVPEKPAGFGRVLIIEIFAVFGIIFGIFTAFINEFFFSNIINPEVLRKIMMCDVLTNIPDFKHLKLKRGKDKSNLFFKEGQQNQVTEAFRVLRTNIHFIESKKNNILLTTSSVPNEGKSFVAANYAMSEAAIGKKVLLMDLDIRKPRAHVNFGLNYRSGMEEVLLGKKSASEVIVKIEKNLDLIPSKHLNNNVTELIFGNVIEKTLKELGSQYDLIIIDTPPLTVATDAAILSKYSDGVIFVNGYDMTTHKDLLHAKKILSNAGANIYGMVVNKVKKDGYQHGNYGYYNHNYKHYENYIKTK
- a CDS encoding glycosyltransferase; translation: MKIIQVVECFGGGVYSFLTDLCNNLVIGNEIIIIYSQREETPKNFKNDFDPSIRFIKLDLSLINWINASLKLAKIIKKEKPAVIHLHSSKAGFIGRIAKFISNYRGKLFYNPHGLSFLRLDLSKKIRKILFLAEYFLAKFGGIIIAVSNSELNEIKKISTNSILINNGVNIDKLEKELKSINTEKTDTKQIIVGTVGRIVFQKNPKLFNEIAKEFPDFKFIWVGDGDLKSELIEDNIKITGWLSRKNTLIEMSKFDIYIQTSLWEGLPISILEALYLKKPIIVNNAIGNIDTVQKNGFICSSKTDFLKALYFLKNKNVRENLGKKSFEYLNLNFNAKDTLKKYKKLYNLI